A part of Stegostoma tigrinum isolate sSteTig4 chromosome 6, sSteTig4.hap1, whole genome shotgun sequence genomic DNA contains:
- the LOC125453670 gene encoding interleukin-1 receptor type 1-like isoform X3: protein MWYNNKTFEVITADKKERVHVEDDLLWFLPVSLEESGSYVCIIRYPTSCVKITVSLTVTHSTSVSCFQNRFSYGMTSHSRTSKILSCPEISNYLTSNEFELTWYKDCKPLSNGEKYRYHKNDQYLTVTNVEPSDEGIYVCELQFLHDGLQYRTARTIDFDIKGCKASVGPKIIQPKNGTIELEPGSTLNLSCTAYTGYCEPSITLIYWLVNNTFIEDYFSDHLQVEYSQKNKDQGNYHESSIIFPNFKEEYYNEALTCVARNGLGYQIATVQFKKTAPDFTKEIVAAFGIFACVLFISGCTYKFFKITIVLWYRDTFPVKYPENDGKSYDAYIVYPRSLCSSYCTNILVFVMDILPQVLECQCGYKLFIPGRDDLPGEDYIEKVKSNIKDSRRLIILMAKSFDKQLCTMFEQQVGLHDALISNQMEVILIELEYHDNYSDLPESMRHIIQKKGTVKWTNSEWEKESPSLNSKFWKQVRYKMPPRSSQLCCKIEYY, encoded by the exons ATATCCAACATCTTGCGTCAAAATAACTGTTTCATTAACAGTTACTCACTCTACTAGTGTATCGTGCTTCCAGAATAGATTTTCCTACGGGATGACTTCACATTCAAGGACTTCTAAAATACTGTCTTGTCCAGAGATCAGCAATTATCTAACCTCAAATGAATTTGAACTAACTTGGTACAAG GATTGTAAACCTCtttcaaatggagaaaaatatAGGTACCATAAAAATGACCAGTACCTTACTGTAACAAATGTGGAGCCATCAGATGAAGGAATATATGTCTGTGAACTGCAGTTTTTGCAtgatggtttgcaatacagaacaGCACGAACCATTGACTTTGATATTAAAG GCTGTAAAGCTAGCGTTGGCCCGAAAATTATACAACCAAAAAATGGTACAATTGAGCTAGAACCTG GATCAACATTGAACTTATCTTGCACAGCATATACAGGATATTGTGAGCCTTCAATAACATTAATTTATTGGCTAGTAAATAATACATTTATTGAAGACTATTTCAGTGACCATCTTCAAGTTGAATATAG TCAGAAGAACAAAGACCAAGGCAACTATCATGAGTCAAGCATAATTTTTCCTAATTTCAAGGAAGAGTATTATAATGAAGCACTTACATGTGTTGCCAGAAATGGCTTGGGGTATCAAATAGCAAcagttcaatttaaaaaaacag CTCCAGATTTCACAAAGGAGATAGTAGCTGCATTTGGCATTTTTGCCTGTGTTTTATTCATCAGCGGATGCACTTACAAATTTTTCAAGATTACTATTGTGCTGTGGTACCGTGACACCTTTCCTGTGAAGTACCCTGAAAATG ATGGTAAGAGTTATGATGCTTATATCGTATATCCACGAAGCTTGTGTTCATCATACTGCACCAACATCCTTGTCTTTGTTATGGATATACTCCCTCAAGTTTTGGAATGCCAGTGTGGATATAAATTATTCATACCTGGAAGAGATGACCTACCTGGAGAAG ATTACATTGAAAAAGTAAAATCAAACATCAAAGACAGCAGAAGACTGATTATTTTGATGGCAAAATCCTTTGATAAACAACTATGCACCATGTTTGAACAGCAAGTTGGACTGCACGATGCATTGATATCTAATCAAATGGAAGTTATTCTGATTGAGTTGGAATATCATGATAATTACAGTGACCTCCCAGAATCAATGAGGCATATTATACAAAAGAAAGGAACTGTTAAGTGGACAAACAGTGAATGGGAAAAAGAATCTCCATCATTAAACTCTAAATTCTGGAAACAAGTGAGATACAAAATGCCACCGAGGTCTTCTCAGCTTTGCTGTAAAATTGAGTATTACTAG